The DNA window ATACGTACACAGTGCTCTCCCTTCTTGGATGCTTGTAACCTGCGGTTTTGTGTCATTCACAAGGCTATACTGGGTTCTCCAGTCTAGCCTTGCAAagcattcttttcattttcactgtcTTGCCAAGagttaaagtaataataaatgttatagCCAGCAGCTTATTAGAAAATCTTAacactgaagctgaaacatGAAATTCTGCCTGCCTTTAAAAGCTCACTCATCAAAGCTATAGGTTCtttaatttcaaaacaaaacatgtgggGTTacaatttcagtttaaattttcATACTTGCCTATTTTTAGATAAGCAAATGGACTTCCTGAAATCTCGCCTTGTTATCTGAGGAGGcaagtttaattttaacttttcGTTAATCCCAAGGCTGTAAATGCTACTTGTGTTGCACTGGACTGCAAAATACCAAATGGTGGCTGCTCTGTCTGCTTTGCATTCTGGGCTATAATGAAAATGTTTAGTGTTTTCCCCTAACCGTGTGTCCTTTCTGTCAATTTAGAGGACCTAAAGGAGAACCTCGATAATTACGTGAAGTCCCTTGAGGAGCAGAACCCAACTCTCAAAATTACGAGAGTGAGGCACAATACGCAGCAAGGTCTCGCCTTCGCCAGAGCCTCTGGGTGGAGGGCTGCCACCGCTGACGTGGTGGCCATCTTGGACGCACACATTGAAGTCTACGAGATGTGGTAGGAATGTGGCAAAATTCTGTTTAGTGTTTTCTCTCATCATTGCCACGCAAGATAACTTATGACGCTAAACGGGTTACCACCCACGCTACATGCACATAGTTGTTTCTGCTTCCAATGAAATGATATCACAGTGTGCCTGGTTTTTGTTGAACCAGGAAATTACCTTTTGAGATGCACTGTTTCACGTGCCTGGTGAATCACTGTCTTTATCAGTACAATCTTATCTTCCTACGCTTGTTCTCCGTGTTAGTAGTGGCAATGAGAGCACCACCCAGACCGGCAAATCAAAGCCTTCAAAAACCAGAATTGTTCATGAATGAACAGAATCTATTGAATCGCTCCTTAAAACAAAAGACCTTTTCATTTGTGCTGCTTTCCACAAACTTTTACAAAGAAgcttctgcttttgtttgagATGGTGTTGTTGATGGAGATGGTGTAGTGGTGAGCATGGCAGTGGTGTTTGCCGAATTTCTcagacaataaataaagcacTTGTCTATGCAGAATATATACTTAGATATAGATATCGCACCAAGAGAATATGTATTAGTGGGATGTCTATGATTCTGACCCAAATTCAAACCTATCTCATTGCTTATTTGAAGATTAAAATAAGTTAGCCCCAGTctggcatcttaaaaataataaaaaaaaaaaaaagtacttataTGAGCCACTTGTTTGATAGAAATCAAAGAAGTCTACTGTGTGAAGGTTTAAAATATGTCATGTGACTTCTCTTCCACTCATTTCAGGGCTGAACCACTGCTGACGCAGATCAAAGCCGACCGAACTGTGGTGGCTTCTCCTGTGTTTGACAGAATCAACTTTGACGATATGAAGATTGTTGAATACGTTTCATCAGCTCACGCCTTTGACTGGGCCTTGTGGTGCATGTACGAGGGGTTTATGCCCGAGTATTACAAACTCAACGACAGTTCATTGCCAGGAAAGTAAGTTAAAGTGAAACCTCTTCAGATTTACAAAATCCTGATGCTTATGCTGAAATGAGGCATTTAATAATGTAATAGTGGTGAATATTTACATGATCATCTCTGTCTAGGGATGTTAAATTActtctttgttcattttaggAGTCCATCCGTCATGGGGATCATGGTTGGTGATAGAAAATATCTGGGAGAAATTGGAGTCCTCGATGAAGGCATGAAAGTGTACGGTGGAGAAAATGTTGAGCTGGGAATACGTGTGAGTAAAGCTCATAATTCAAATCCTAACTCCTAAATCTAATAAAATGGAACACATCCAGTTACTGTTAATTTCAGAGGTTCTGAGATACAAACATCTGTATGATTCATCTTTGGCAAAATTAGAGTCAAATTTTCGGCAAAactttcagttgccattgttgaaggtgaagcaggaagtataaataaaaattaacgcAACTGgccacaaaaaaatacatggcTGTGACTactgtttttacagagtgagccagactgacgagtgcacaagtataaatggctcgcaccagTGTAGGCTATGTGCGTAGGTTATGGCCTCTAGCTCATTTAAAGCAGTGCTGTAAATGAGAATTTACTCTCTCAGGGTCAAAGCAAGCTTCACACCTAGAGCTTGCTACAGTGCGAACTTTACTCTGTTAGCAGTAGGGATGAGCATCGATCCAACTGGTTCCATTCAtcaatatcattagccttcatgcttatcgattctttTTGTTCCAAATCTTTACATTCCACATTGTTTGCAAATcgccataaaatgaaagaaaaaaaagaatctttacATTGAAATACGTCATTTACATCACGTGGCGCTCACATGATGACAAGGAAGACGTgatggcagagagactgaagCGTTGTGGCTTTACTTCACCaaaagggactgtaacagcacaACGTGCAACTTCTGCAGCgccgtaatttcaagcaagggagacaacaccaccaacataGGACATCAAATTCAGGAAATGCAACACGTTCGACAATCTCCGGTCAACGAGTGTAGCTACCGCTAAGTCTCGGCAGAGCAGAGCCAGTGAGGATGCAGTCAccaatttcctttttgttttctcacacaagcgcttatctgttgtttaaaaactcaataaaattgttgttgtttacacgaaaccattatagaccaaaaattcacaggatgAGTTCAACAAAGAATCGCATCGATAAGTAGAATCCATTATGGCATCGTTATCAGtaaaatcttatcaatgcccatccctGGTTAACAGTACTAACTGGAGTTGGCATTTTGAGAAAATTATCTTTCTTGCCATGGTTTTGGTGAGAATATACCATACGTTATCTGTATGGTTCATGTAAATCTCTAGATTGCAGGCAGTTAGCATAACTTATTCAGAAAAATGGCACGTTCCTCAGTGATGCCTGATCCGTGACCATTTTTATTGGTTAGCATGAAGTTATATTTGGGGATTTCTGCTCATGTAGGTGTGGACATGTGGAGGCAGTATCGAAATCGTTCCATGCTCCAAGATCGCCCACATTGAGAGGAACCACAAGCCCTACATGCCTGACCTGGCTCCCGCCATGAAAAGAAATGCCCTGAGGGTGGCAGAGGTCTGGATGGATGATTATAAGCACAACGTCAACTTGGCTTGGAACCTGCCATTTGAGGTACAATAAGTACAGTATATACCACATTCAAGtgttcacatttatttcttatttagcTTTTAACGTTTTGTGGCATGGAAACTATGAGAAACTCCCCTTTAATTTCTTAAGCGATGATACAACAGGCCATTGTCTTTTGCCTTGCAGAATCATGGAATTGACATAGGTGATGTATCAGAGAGGAAGAAACTCAGAAAAAGGCTGAACTGCAAACCTTTTAAATGGTACCTGGATAATGTGTATCCTAAGTTGGATCCCTGGGACAACATACTTGCCTATGGAGGGGTAAGTTTACTTTTATGTTCTGTTTATAATGTGTGAGAGAGATATTACTGCAAGATACGGGGCATATGCAATGCCACATGagcctttgtgtttttatgataCAGCTATGTCTGTCATAAATTATGCTCCCTTAATCAACAGATGAAGAACCTTGATGCTAATATGTGCTTAGACCAAGGTCCTGTACCTGGTCACACACCCATTGCCTACAATTGCCACTACTATGGACCTCAAGTAAGTAGAGCAGCTATACATGTGGTTGCCAAGTATTTTGATTATGGTGCTTGATCAGAAATCCTCTGTGTCACCGACGGATTATTTAAATGCCCAACGCTTTTTAACCTTTTCTTTATTAAGGTCACGTATTACAGAGGAAATGGTGAGCTGTACATTGGCGGCCTCAAGTCCCACAAGTACAATGACAACCGGTGTATAACTGACATGGGAAACAAAGAAACCGAGCCTGGCCTGTTCAACTGCAAAGAAGCTATGCAGAAAGGGATGGGAATATACTGGGACTTCAGTCAGGTACTACGAaataaaaaggatttaaaagCAGTTTAAAAGGCAGAGAACGGCCGTGCTCGCAGGTGTTTTCAATGCCAATAGTCTTGTGGAGTGCTTTGACATTTTAGTTGTCTTTGAGTTTTCTGTTCAGACTAATGTGTAACATTAACCAGGTGCTACAAAGCTGAAAAGCCTTGAGGATGAACTGTAATAATATTGAGGTCAGTGCTCATCGTTTAAGGCGAAGACAACCCTGATGGCAACTTCACAGGCACCACAGGGGTTCAACTGATTCCATCAAGTCTGATGTTCTGTTTTAGGATTAGGTGAAACAATCCCTTAATATCTACCTGAGGCATGAGTGGTAACAATGCATCCATAGGAGTGGTTTCAAGACTGTGGGGTGCGAGAAGTGAAAGCTTAATTGGGGCACCATCCTTCGATGATAGGTCCACAATACCTCCAGAGGACTCATTGTCAACACCTGGTGTCCCAGGTGTGCACCGATCTGTTTTCAACCCTTCTGGCATAAATTTCGGGGCCCAGGAGGGATCTTGTCTCTTCACCCAGAGCCACCGACTTGCTTCTTCTGCTGATCAGAGCACAAGGTCTGGTCTTGTTATGGCAAAAGCCTTTGACTCAGATCTACCGCCAACTTCCAGTCACGTGCCCCTCAGAGCTTGCAGATGTCCAGTGTGTATGTACGTTGCACCTGGCTCCGTACCTCCTTGAATGAACTTGCTTGCATATGCAGGATGGAATAATGGAGGAGACAGGGCATTGATCTTTGCCCATCTGAGGATGCAATTGTGGCACCAGGTGTAACTGCCTTTTGACAGGCCTGTCTTGCAGCCAACCAGGATGTGTTTAAGGTGAAAGGGAAGGACAGAGGGAGCACGTTCTCCATCATACGTGGACATCATACATGGATCGTAAGATGAAGCTGGTGTGAAATGCTCCCATGCCCAACATCTCCATATAGAGGGGacttcctcctctcagctccCTCCCATCTCATCCACTGCCCTTGGTTGGCTTGTGATACAGCCTTTGCACACCTTGTTGCCTGATTTTGCCAATGCACCTCTTCAAAGACCAGATGTCTGCACTGAGCTGGAGCTGTCTTCTGCCAGGATGGGCTGCTCTCTCCTAGGCCAAGGCTTCCTATCCCCTGCTGCACAACGCTAACAATGTCCCTTCTGGTGCCCAGGGTAAGAGCTGTTAGAGCTATACATGGGTCACGGGATTCTGTTAGTGTCATTTCCAGCCTTATTTTGGAGCATTTGAACTCCTTTGCTAGCCTGGAAACAGGAAACTCCAGAAAGCCTCTTCCATATTGGCCAATGATGCTAAAGTATCTGGGGAGTCCCAGCGACTTTTTGGCAAAAGAGCTACCCAGCCACTCGAGTTTCTCAACCTTTGAGATTGGGGCCTCTTATATGGTAAGAAGACATATCAGCCTGGGTAGCAGCCCAAACTGAGACACCAAAGCTTCAGTCCTCCTGGAAACATGGTCTACAGTAGTTGACACTCTCGAGGCTACTTATGGTATCCTGCTCAAGCTGGTCCACTTGCTCTGTAAATCAGATGTGATCCAGTAAACAAGACATAATTTTTAAAATTCTCCATACTTATCTCGGTCatctggagaaaagaaaagtgatttTTCCTGATAAATTATGTTGAGAGCACAAAATTAAGTCACTGAAAAACACAGCGAGCACAGCTGTTCTCAgattgggttagggttaaatatattagaaataaatatagGAGAGACAAATTGTTATGAACAAGAAACGATGACTGTGTCTAAGGTGACTCCAatgatttaaaatcatttatgacatttctttttcagggGAAAGAGATAAAGAACAGGCAGACGAAGAGATGCCTGGAAATAAAGGACCAAAAACTGATAATACAGGAATGCTCTGGCCAAAGATGGGAGATCCAAAATGTAATCAAACCATTTTAAAGCCATGTGTAGTAGACCAACAAGAAATGCATTTCTGCTCAATATGTCAGTGAGCACctagatgaagaaaataaaaaaacgcacCATTTGTAGGCGAGGAAAAATTAGCGGGAATGAGtgtaatgattattatttattttccgcttctttttttttcttttttttggaataaCTACTTagtttaacatatttaaaaccGAAAGACGACTAAGTACAAATGATGTTAAAGCTACTCTATGTGTGCATGGTGGTTTTACAGTAGAAGAACTGGCTGGACCATCCTTTCTATCTTTAGAAATACCTGTTAGGAAACATGATTGTGAATAGATACTAGATACCTAGATACTATTATTGTTCATATTGTTGTTAATGAATATTAGataaagttgagttttggtggGACATTTGCCAAATTAGGTTGTTTGAAAAACTAAACGGTACCTTAATtcgtctgtttctgtgtgtattaTAATATGAAAAAGGGCAAGTGAAGGTATAAAACAGAAGTGCAACTATTGCAGTACAGGCTGTACGAGTCATGAAGGTCACATTCACGATCGAGTGTGGTCACTCTGGGTATGCACAGCATTGTTGGCTGATTTATTGTGTAATGATAACAAAAGATGGCGTTTTTCAATACTACTGGTTGAACAGGTTTTTATTCAGGCTTTTGTGACCGTGGGACTTTGTTTGAATGTACTGATTTGATTTTTCAATGCCTTTTCAATgccttatttactttttataaaAAGGCTTGAGGGCAGCTTATGACTCACACATTTTTGCTGTGCAGTTGATTAATATGTGTGTTGTAATGGTTAATTATTTTCTGGGTATGCtagatttttttgtgtcttcttaCATGGTGTAGTCTTAGACACCTctgtgccaagaaaataaagatgtatTTTGAACTTTATTCAAAAATGTACAGGGGGTGGTGCAGCactcaggttttattttttacatgtgtAGCCTCCGTGGGGGTCTATATGAAACGTCATctaatttcatttttgaaataaaacaaattaagaaagtagttgacttttgtttttgttttgtttttctttttctaaaaacttcaagcagaggaaaaaaaatcagctgatgTATGATGAATCAAGTTTCCTGGGTGCTCTTTTAATATACGGGGCTTGGCTGTTGTTACAAAGCTGCCTGGAAACTAAAGAGTAtaacacagatacaaacaaacCGATATGCAAACTGGTATGCACATGATGAATGCCTCAAGTCTTCAGGGAGAAGGTACCAGAGCCTCCGGGGTCGCTCCACAAGGCTGTCAAGGCGCTAAACTCTTCCACCCGCCCTCTGGGCTGCTACACACCCATTATAACCAAGGACTCTATGTCAGCTTTTTATTGCACTTAAAATACTCATAAATATCCGTTTTTAAAGGGAAACATGTATACATGGtacatggtgtatttttttaaaaaacacttgtCTGCATACTCCATGTGAAGAATTAAACAAACTGCAGTATGATACGGCTCACAGCTCATTTGTATGAATATAAATGCTGGCATTGTTAATATTTGTGGAGTCATGGTGTCTTTTTACCTTTAGAAAATAATCTCAAAATGAACacctgttgattttgttggcAAATGTGCTTACTCCCATGAACACATCAGCTtgggtttcagtttgtttttgtttttcaaataagGAACAAAGGATATGCAAAGCTgtcttgtttgcttgtttgct is part of the Mugil cephalus isolate CIBA_MC_2020 chromosome 10, CIBA_Mcephalus_1.1, whole genome shotgun sequence genome and encodes:
- the LOC125014836 gene encoding probable polypeptide N-acetylgalactosaminyltransferase 8; protein product: MRVKMRIASFKRPVIILVGLGFVLYAGMFLSSGYVHRSETNTGLDPSRFSDVEEGIRNIHKVLRDFEQKQEAMHKMLDDERRAKAAAVQQPAVQKEPEEKQANIQPHEDAPAEKKSGKLFPDSALFKEWGENLPEDEQREAQGLFEKYGYNVFLSDRLPLNRALPDTRDPRCLKKKYPEDLPSIGVVLIYLDEALSILKRALRSIIDRTPKHLLKEIIMVDDNSSNEDLKENLDNYVKSLEEQNPTLKITRVRHNTQQGLAFARASGWRAATADVVAILDAHIEVYEMWAEPLLTQIKADRTVVASPVFDRINFDDMKIVEYVSSAHAFDWALWCMYEGFMPEYYKLNDSSLPGKSPSVMGIMVGDRKYLGEIGVLDEGMKVYGGENVELGIRVWTCGGSIEIVPCSKIAHIERNHKPYMPDLAPAMKRNALRVAEVWMDDYKHNVNLAWNLPFENHGIDIGDVSERKKLRKRLNCKPFKWYLDNVYPKLDPWDNILAYGGMKNLDANMCLDQGPVPGHTPIAYNCHYYGPQVTYYRGNGELYIGGLKSHKYNDNRCITDMGNKETEPGLFNCKEAMQKGMGIYWDFSQGKEIKNRQTKRCLEIKDQKLIIQECSGQRWEIQNVIKPF